Proteins from a single region of Falsibacillus pallidus:
- the rplD gene encoding 50S ribosomal protein L4, whose product MPKVALFNQSGSKVGDIDLKDSVFGIEPNKHVLFEAVIMQRASLRQGTHKVKGRSEVAGGGRKPWRQKGTGRARQGSIRSPQWRGGGTVFGPVPRSYSYKLPKKVRRLAIKSALSSKVMEENIVVLEALAFNAPKTKEFAAVLKSLSVNTKALVITDGLDENVALSARNLQGITVVEANSVNVLDVLAHDKVIMTKAAVEKVEEVLG is encoded by the coding sequence ATGCCGAAAGTAGCACTCTTTAACCAATCGGGTTCTAAAGTCGGTGATATCGACTTAAAAGATTCTGTATTTGGTATTGAACCTAACAAACACGTGTTGTTTGAAGCAGTAATCATGCAAAGAGCTTCCTTGCGTCAAGGAACTCATAAAGTAAAAGGCCGTTCTGAAGTTGCAGGCGGTGGACGCAAACCATGGCGCCAAAAAGGTACTGGCCGTGCGCGTCAAGGATCTATCCGTTCTCCACAATGGCGCGGTGGTGGTACTGTATTTGGACCAGTTCCACGCAGCTACAGCTACAAACTTCCTAAAAAAGTTCGTCGCTTAGCGATCAAATCTGCGTTATCTTCTAAAGTAATGGAAGAAAACATCGTTGTACTAGAAGCGTTAGCTTTCAATGCACCTAAAACAAAAGAATTTGCAGCTGTTCTTAAAAGCCTATCTGTGAACACTAAAGCATTGGTAATCACTGATGGTCTTGATGAGAATGTTGCTCTATCTGCTCGCAACCTTCAAGGTATCACAGTAGTAGAAGCAAACAGCGTAAATGTTTTAGACGTGCTTGCTCATGACAAAGTTATCATGACGAAAGCTGCGGTTGAAAAAGTAGAGGAGGTGCTTGGATAA